In Rutidosis leptorrhynchoides isolate AG116_Rl617_1_P2 chromosome 2, CSIRO_AGI_Rlap_v1, whole genome shotgun sequence, one genomic interval encodes:
- the LOC139891610 gene encoding chitinase CLP-like, producing MMNQFTIILFTFLSLYHNALSQTARYNTSVIPVVKDATTSLHKISLSFVVPDSDTKAYYLIDLDAPFTWYDCIIRHSEVACGLEEGCRFPKRCDTTECKEARNYINPDPTCPSLDLVAKYGCNICAVQPFNPISKTCKLSQLTTDLVNIRVTNGRSFSPGPNPIFGVEYVLSCAPKNILTSFPSGVRGVASYSWSELSFIRQTHNPDQVDKLGLCLPSSTSISSPGVSFLGEGPFYFTSSPNLDIRSVLLYTPMIRKTSKSLGYFIKIQGISIEKTPVSLPLLKGSSVKLSTVMPYTTLRSDIYKAVVTSFSEATKNIPKVKAIKPFSYCLKASAIGSVPSVDLVTESGKIWTISKNNLIKDAGNGAACLAFVDGGSGVKDPIVIGTFQMENNFLFFDLKNQKLGFSSSLLARGISCSNFNFTQTN from the coding sequence ATGATGAACCAATTTACTATAATTTTATTTACCTTCTTATCCTTGTATCATAATGCCTTATCCCAAACCGCTCGTTACAACACCTCGGTTATACCCGTAGTAAAGGATGCCACAACATCTCTTCacaaaatttcattatcatttgtGGTACCCGATTCCGATACCAAAGCATATTATCTCATCGACCTCGATGCTCCTTTCACTTGGTATGATTGCATCATACGTCATTCAGAGGTCGCTTGTGGATTAGAAGAAGGATGTCGTTTTCCTAAAAGATGCGACACAACCGAGTGCAAAGAAGCTCGTAATTACATCAATCCTGATCCTACGTGTCCGTCACTCGATCTCGTAGCCAAATATGGTTGCAATATATGCGCGGTCCAACCGTTTAATCCCATCTCAAAAACGTGCAAATTGTCACAATTAACAACCGATTTGGTGAATATACGCGTAACCAATGGGCGTAGTTTTAGTCCCGGTCCAAACCCAATTTTCGGAGTAGAATACGTTTTATCATGTGCACCTAAAAATATTTTAACTTCATTTCCTAGTGGTGTGAGAGGTGTTGCATCTTATTCATGGTCTGAATTGTCGTTTATTCGTCAAACTCATAATCCTGATCAAGTAGATAAATTAGGTCTTTGTCTACCAAGCTCCACATCCATATCTTCACCTGGGGTGTCATTTTTAGGCGAGGGCCCATTTTATTTTACTTCGTCACCAAATCTTGATATTAGGAGTGTACTTTTGTACACTCCTATGATCAGAAAAACGTCGAAATCCcttggatattttataaaaatacaagggATTTCGATCGAGAAAACGCCAGTTTCACTACCTTTACTAAAAGGTAGTTCAGTGAAACTTAGTACGGTTATGCCGTACACGACACTAAGAAGTGACATATATAAAGCTGTTGTCACAAGTTTTTCAGAAGCTACTAAAAACATTCCTAAAGTTAAAGCAATTAAACCTTTTAGTTATTGTTTAAAAGCTAGTGCAATTGGGTCCGTTCCTAGTGTTGATCTTGTAACCGAAAGTGGGAAAATTTGGACGATTTCGAAAAACAACTTGATCAAGGACGCTGGGAACGGTGCAGCGTGTCTTGCATTTGTCGACGGTGGATCGGGAGTTAAAGATCCAATTGTGATCGGGACGTTTCAGATGGAGAATAATTTCTTGTTCTTCGATTTAAAGAATCAAAAATTGGGGTTCAGTTCATCGTTATTAGCTCGAGGCATTTCTTGCAGCAACTTCAACTTTACCCAAACGAATTGA